The Saliniradius amylolyticus DNA segment AACTGCCGAATACATTCAATACCGCATCGATTGTGTGTCTCGTCAGCCGCAACGGATATTTACCGATCAGGCGTTGGATGTAATATTCGAGTACAGTCAGGGAGTGCCCAGGAAAATCAATACCTTAGCCGATCGTGCCTTGTTGTTCGGTTATCTGAGTGAAGCCAGAATCATTGACGCGGATGATGTGAAACGCGTGTTGGAAGAGTTAACCGAAGAGTCTCTGGTGGAAGGTGCGCTGGATGCTCAATACCCGCTGGATGAAGACAAAGCGGCGTTGGAATTCGGGGATAACAAGGTAGAAGAGGACCTGGAGTACCTGAAAACCAGCATCGCCGAGATCCGGGATACGCTGGAGGTGACGTTAAAGCATAAACTCAAGCTCAGCCGCTATCTGGATAATGTGATAAAACGTCGGCTGGAGCGTCTGAAGCAGGGGAATGATGCGCCTTAAAAACGGTAGTTCAACACCAGTTCCAACCTATCATCGGTAAAGTCAATTTGTCGTTCATCTACCTTCCGCTCACGCCGAACAGCCGATAGCTTAAGATCCATATCCGGGCTCAATGCGGTATCGTAAGACAATGCGAATTGACGGTTGTCATCCGACTCGTTGAGAGTGATAAAGTCAATCTGGCTGATGTTGGCGCTCAGTATGACTGCCGAGTAGGGGGCGACCCTATAGCTGAGGTTGGCACTGTAGCTGTCTCTGTCTTCGTCACGGGTCGCACTTTCAAGACCAACCCGCTTGCTGTGACTATAGCCGACACTCATTAGCAATTTACTTTGATTATCGTAGCTGAGACTGATGAAGGCGGTTTCTAGTTTGGCCACCTGCTCGTTTAACTCTGGAGACAGCTGATTAAAGCTGACCAAGGCTTCACCGGGAGCCAGTTGATAGTCCAGTGTCGAAGGCAGAAAGCAGTCATTAATATCGGTACTGGAGTCCGAGCATACAAACGTTGCGGTGCCGGTCTGAGCTAATTCGGTGGTCGTACTGATGCGGATATCTTCCGAGAAGCCAACCCGGGTGCGCAGCAGACGACTGTTTTGAATCAGCGTCAGGCTTTCCTTGTCGCCAAGGGCATTTTTGGACTTCTCATACTCAATGGAAGAGCGCGGCGACAAGACCAGTCTGGCCAGTCCTCCAATATAATTATCATCGGTTTGCTCCTGGTTCTGATCGGAGCGGTAAGCAATAATTTTAATCACGCTGTTTTGCCCTAACTGCCAGCCCAAGCCAATACCGTATTGTTGATAATCCAGTCGGTCAGCCAGTATCTGGTTGCCATCCAGGCTGTAATTTGTATCTTGCGCTGTGAGAGTCAGGCTGAGCTCACCGTATAGCGGAATGTCCATATTTGCTGAAAGAGCCTGTTGCTTAAAGTCACCCAGTTGACGCCGTCGCGTTTCCTGCTCAGAAGCCTGTAGCTGCCATTGCAAGTATTGGTATTGATATCCGTTACTCAGCTGCATTTGTCCGCCGAGCCGCTCAGAGTCTACATTGAAAAAGTCGCCATCGCTGACATCATCGACTGTGGTACGGCGTGAGCCAAAGAGACTGCCGTTCATTGATACCCATTTGGCATTAGGGATTTGCCAGCTCAGATTACCGCTGTAGGATTCTACATCCACAAAGTCGTCCGGAGCGGTAAGCTTGTCGCTGAAAACGCCGGTGCGACTGTCGGCTAGCTGTTGCGAGCGATCATACGTCGCGGCCAGCTGCAGGGCGTCTTTGACAATATCTACGGTAGAGCTCAGCGTTGTAGACCAATCGCCGTTACTGCGGCCGCTCGACGTCAATTCGCCATGGCGCTCAATATGTTGATAGCGAGTGATGAAATTCACCCTGGTGCGATTTGAATGGTACTCAAGCCCTAACTCTGGGGTAAGGCTCCAGGCGAGACCATCGCGGCTTTGACTGGGAGTGGTTCGATCGTCGATATCCGGGTGAGACGACAGCACTTCTAATGCTGGCTGAATCATGAGTTCACCTGCCAGCCCACTGACTGGCAGAGCCATCGTGCTCAGTAAGCAAAGTAAACGGTAGGTTGGCTGCTTAACCTTATCTGCCATAGCTGTATCCATACCCATAGCCGTAATTGCTGTTATCCGGCTGTGTGGATTTGTTCAATACAAACCCGATAGCCTTATTCCGATCCAGAGAGCTGACAGCGGTTTTTATGTTTGCCATTGCACTTCGGCCTTCTTCGACAACGATCAGTATCTGACCGGCCAGAGTGGAGAGCACAGAGGTCTCATTGATGCCGAGCAAAGGAGGGCAGTCCATGATAACCAGGCGATCTGGATAGCGGCTGACAAACTCTTCAGCCAACTGGGCCATTTTTTCGCTGGCCAGTAGCTCGCTACTTAAGTGGTGTTGTCGACCGGCAGTAATAAAACGCAACTTCTCCAGGTTAGTTAAATGGATAATGTCCTGGACATCGTCGGCCTCGCTGGATAAATACTCAATCAACCCTTGCTTCGGCTTGATCTGCATTTTTTTGTCCAGTGACGGGTTCAAAACGTCGCAATCCACCAATAGCACCGTCTTGTCCTGCTCCAGGGCGATGCTGAGCGCCAGGTTCAGCGCACAAAAGGACTTGCCTTCGCTGGCAGTAGCGCTACTGATCATAATTAAGTTGGCGTTAGGCAGACTCTTAGACAACGGCCCAAAGGCGTTGGACAAGACTTTTTGCTTAATGCCGCGAAACTCCTCATTAATGGCGCAACGATTGCCAAGTACCGATACGTAGCCCTGACGTTCCAGGTCTTCCAGAGGAATGTGAACCTGGGGACTCTCTTCCTGCTTAACGGATGCTGAGCGCGAGGGATGCTTTTTATCAACCGGCGCCGCTGTCTGGCTTTCAGACTCGTCTTCGACAGAGGTTGAAGCGTGTTTTTTCAGGGCTTCTTCAATGGTACTCATAACTTACACCAAGCCTGCTACTTGTGAGCTAATATGCTGAAAGATCTTGTTCAGTAAGGCGTTATCCAATCGGTGGCCTGTCAGGTCGAGGACGATAAAACCCAGGTAACCGGCCAGTAATGTAATATTGGATGTCCAGAACCAAAACAACTTACGACGTTTCGCTTTGGCAATGTCTTGTATATCTACATGGGAAACCACCCCAAAAACGGGCAGTTGAGTAGCAGCACTTAATTGCCCAGGGCTCAGTGCTATCGGATGAATCTGGCTTATGAGAAAAGCCAGGCCAATACCAGCCCCGAAGCCAAAGACTAACACCGCGCTATGTAATAGCAGGCGGTTTGGCCCCGAGGGCGTCAATGGTGTGCGCGGTGGGTCAATCACTCGAAACTGAATGTCATCCTGCTGCAGCTCTGCCTGTTGGGATATCTTGGCTGACTCGCGCCTTGACAGTAACTCCTCATACTTTTTCTTGGTGATACCATAGTCTCGGTTTAGTGCGGTTAGCTGGGCTTCGATCTGCGGGTAGACATCGATCTTTGCTTCGAGATCTTCCAACTTTTGTTGGTAATTGCTTTTACGTACTTCCAGTGATGCCAGCTCGTTACGCAGTTGCTGGACTCGGATCATCAAAGTTTCTCCCACGGCACTTTTAGACAAGGCGGTAATGTCGCGATCACTTTCCAGCTGACGCTCAAACTCTTGTATTTCCTGCGCCCGCATCTGCTCCAGGTTAGTAAGCAAATTTTGGGTTTCGATCACATCGGGGTGATTCTCGGTAAAGCGGATCATGAGCTCATCTAAGCGAGTGCGCAGGGTCTTAATACGCTCGTCGTACTTGGTTGTAATGCTCACATTGTCGGTAGAGTTCTGCTGTCTTAACGCCTGTCTGGCTTGTTTCATGGCGTTTTCGGCTTGTGTCAGTCGTGATTCGACTTCAGCAATTTCCAGTTCGATGGCGTCTAACTCGTCTTTGAGCTGATTTTTTTGCTCATAGTAGCCTGTGTTATTACTGGACAGGTATTGCCCATTATTGCGCTTAAAGTCAGCCAAACGCTGTTCGGCTTCGCTCAGACGCTGTTCATACTCCGCAATCTGGGTATTTAAAAAGCGGTTGGCAGAGTGAGAGTCTTGCCGGGTCGAGCCCAGGGTCGATTCCACAAACAGATTCAATGTTTCTTCGACGACCGTTTTTGCCAGTTGAGGGTCCTTGTTCTGGTAAGAAATCGTATAAATGTTGGCTCGCCCAGTCGAGTCGATGTCGATTTTTTCTTTGAGATGCTCAACGATGTTCACGAACTCTTTTTCGTTTTTGGCATTTAAGTCCATGTCTGTCTGACGAACGATTTTTTCCAGGTTCGGGTGGGTCAGCAGAGTCCGGGCCATCAATTGCACTTCATGATCGGCATTGGTTTGGATTGCGACCCCTTTTAACAGGGGTTGTAAAATCGAGTTGGTATCGGCATAGACCTTAGCCGAAGCCTGATAGACGTCTGGCATAATTGCTATGGCTAACCATGCCAATGGGCATATGAGCCATGATGTGAGCATGATAATACGCTTTTTAACCCAGATACCTCGGACATAGCCGATCAGATCATCGAAAAGCTGCTGTAGATGTTCCATCTTTTACTGTATTCCAGTGATGATAAAAATTGGGGATGATGATCTGTGTCAGCCTAGAACCAGGACTCAGGGATGATCACAATATCTCCCGGCAGCAAATCTACGTTGGCGCTGATATCACCAGACTCAATGAGATCGGCAATCTCAAGGTCATATTGGTTCTGTTGTCCGTTTTCTACCCGAATTAACTTGGCCCGATTGCCTGCGGCGAACTCGGTCAGTCCTCCCACCTCGATCATTAAATCAAGTAAGGTCATATTTTTACGATAGTTGATGGCTTGGGGCGACGTGGCCTGGCCGATTACCCTAACCTGCTCGCTAAACGGGCCGACAAAACCCGACACGCTCACGGTGACTATGGGATCTTTTATGTACTTGCTCAGTACGGTTTCGATGTCTCTTGCTAATGCCGAAGGTGCTTTTCCGGAGACCTCGATATCTTCCACCAAAGAGGTGGTTATCTTGCCATCGGGACGGACCAGGAAAGAACCGGAGATTTCAGGGTTGCGCCACACAAAGATGTTCAGGGTGTCACCGGGGCCAATCAAATATTCGTAATTATCGATATTGGTGGTCTGAGATTCGTGAACAGTGGCTGGGGGGAGGTGGGTGGCGCATCCCGCCAGCCATAGAGGCAATAGAAGTACCAAGAATCCGTAGCGTTGCATCATTATATTCCATGGCAGTTAAGCGTGTCGTTAAAAAAAGACTAGATGAAAGCCGCCAAATAGCAAAATAGAAAATGACACAAGTTGGTGAAAACTAGACTTTTTGTTCGGTTATGCCTTGTTGATGATTAAGATAACGCGATAGGGTAAACAGCCAGTCGGACAGTCGGTTCAGGTAGCACAAGGCCTGGGGGCTGACATCACGCTGCTCACTGAGCGCGACCACATGACGCTCGGCTCGTCGGCAAACGGTTCGGCAGACCTGAGCCTGGGCTGCTTTAGTGCAGCCTCCGGGCAGAATAAAGCTGGTCTGAGGTGGCAGTTCGGTGTGCCACTGGTCTATCTGATGCTCCAGTTCCGTAACGTCACTATCCGTAAGTTCACTGCTGGCTGATAGAGTGAACCCAATATGAAATAGTTTCTGCTGTACCTCGAAAATGGCCTGGCAGTGAGATTCAGAAATGTCCAGGTAGGAAGCCAACAGACCGAGGTGGGCATTCAGTTCATCCAAAGTGCCGTATACTTCCAGTAATCTGTGATTTTTAGGTAAGGGCTCAACGGTATCGGCGTATACCTGGGTATTACCTTTATCCCCAGTTCGAGTGTAAATTTTCATAAAAGCCTATTGGTTATTATTCTGTTGCTGTTCTTGCTCGGCTTTATCTTCCTCAACAGGCTTGGTGTAACGCCTGATCTGGACGACTAAACCGAACAAGGGGTGATCAAAATAGTGCAGTTGGTTACTGATGACTCGCCGTAATTGATCAAAGCCAAAACCGTAAAGCTGGCGATTGGCACTATCATCACTGGCGTAGAGTGCCGATGAAGTCTCCGGAACCGCTTGCAGTTGCGACAACGGCTGGGTATTCATCAGGCCAGCATCGCCCTCCCGGCGATGCACCAGCTCTGCATCAATGTGAAGATAGGGCACCCGGTTAATGTACTTCAGATAGACTTTAAACTGACCGTCCAGTTCAAATAACTCGGGGATAGTCTGGCCGAGCTGCTCGCTGGCGATATGGGATTTGGTCAGCACCAGTGGGTTGTCTAACGCTTCCTCAACTTTTTCCATCAGGGGCTGTGTGGGTGAGGCGAGTGGGGTATTTATGTCAGGCTTTGGCTCGTCCTCCCCTAGGGGATAACCCAAGACATCATAGTCTTTGGCAAAGTTTTTACCGCCCATCAGGCGCAGTGGCAGAGCGCGACCGCGCCCAAACTGAACTTCCTGTCGCCAGCCCAAGTGTAAGAGCGGCTCAACGTCCGCCCGATAGCGCAGTTTACCCGCCAACCTGTGCAATTGCAGTGAGTCGCTGGCCAGCAGATAGGGCTTATCGTTACCGATTTTCTCTGGGGCATCAATGGTTGTCGGCACTTGCTCGATGTGTTGCTCCGGCTGTGGAGTTTTAACCAGTAGATCGGCCAGGTAGCGTTGCTCAAAATCATACTGGCAACCGGTGTTAAGCCAGTGAGCGGATTGGCTGACTTTACCACTATCTTCCGAGTCCACAACTTTACCGACCACTTCAGCATCCGGTGAAAAATGCTCCTCCGGGTCCGTTGGATACAGTGGGCTAGTGGACTCTAAGCTGCTGATGCTCTGAGTCAGGGTGTTGAGCAGAGCCTTGTCTGCTACAGACGGTGGTGGTTCATCGGAGTCAGACAGAGGCAAACACGAGGGTAAACTGGCTCTGAGTGTTCTGGTGTCCGGACGCAAATATTGTTTGATCAGCTCCATCATGGATGGGACTGCAGGCGTTACCACTGGCTGAGGGAAGCGTTCATCAAGTTCGGCCACCGGTGTATTGTGCTTAAAGGCCAGAACTTCGATTTCAAACCACCAATCCACCAACGGTTCTTTGGCATGCAGAGCGAGGCTCAGCCCAGTAGTTACGATGGCCAGTAAGAGTTTTCCTTTCATTTCTTATTATGCCGCCTGTAGTTGTTGGCTGAATTCATCCAGCATGTCCTGCACCAGTTTAACACGCTCAGTGGCTTCGTCAGTGGCGATGTTAAACTTAAGCTTTTGCGGGCCTTCCAGCTTGTAAATACTGGGCTGTTGCTGAATGAGTTGAATCAGATAGCCGGGGTCGATGCTGGGCTTCTCGTCAAATTCGATGATGCCGCCTTTGGCATGAGCTTCGATCTTCTGAATGCCGATTTGGCGGGCCTTAAATTTCATGGCGGTGAGTCTGACCAGGTTCTTGGCCGGTTGTGGCAGCAGTCCGAAGCGATCAACCAGTTCTACCTGGACCTCATCGAGCTCTCTATCGTTCTGGCAATTGGCTATCTTCTTGTACATGGACAACCTCAGGTTTACATCGGCTATATAGTCCTCGGGCAGCAGTGCCGGAACCCTGAGTTCGATGTCGGTATGTCTTGACAGGCTGTCACTCAGCGACGGCTCTTTGCCTTCTTTTAAGGCTTCCACCGCTTCTTCCAGCATATCCATATACAGACTAAAGCCAACGGTGGCGATCTGGCCGGATTGGTCATCACCCAGCAGTTCCCCTGCGCCTCGAATTTCCAGGTCATGGGTAGCCAGGGCAAAGCCCGCACCGAGATCCTCCAGCGAGGCGATGGCCTCCAGACGCTTCTGAGCGTCTTTGGTCATGCGTCTGGGGTGGGGGGTTAATAGATAGGCATAGGCCTGGTGGTGAGATCGTCCCACGCGACCACGCAACTGGTGTAATTGGGCCAGACCCAGATGATCGGCTCGGTCCATGATGATGGTATTGGCCGAGGGAATATCGATGCCGGTTTCGATGATGGTGGTACAGACCAGTACATTAAAGCGTTGGTGATAAAAGTCTGACATCACCCGCTCCAGCTCGCGCTCGCGCATCTGTCCGTGGGCGCTGGCGATGCGGGCTTCAGGCACAATCTCGGCCAGTTCACGAGCGGTTTTGTCGATGGTTTCCACTTCATTATGTAGAAAATAGACCTGACCGCCCCGCAAGATCTCGCGCATCACCGCCTCGCGCAACAGCTGATGATCCCGCTGGCGGACAAAGGTTTTAATGGCCAGACGTTTGGCGGGGGCGGTGGCAATGATCGACAGATCCCGCATGCCCGATAAGGCCATATTCAGGGTTCGGGGAATGGGGGTGGCGGTCAGAGTCAGAATATCCACATCGGCACGCAGGGCTTTGAACTTTTCCTTCTGGCGCACACCGAAGCGGTGCTCTTCGTCGATGATGACCAGGCCCAGATCCTTAAACTTGATGTCGTTTTGCAACAGCTTGTGAGTACCCACCACAATATCCACCTTGCCATCCTCAAGCTCTTGCAACACCGCCTTTTGGTTCTTGCCACTGCTGAAGCGTGACATAACCTCAATCTTAAACGGCCAGTTGGCAAAGCGGTCTTTAAAGTTCTCAAAATGCTGTTGGGCCAGCAGGGTGGTTGGCACCAGAACCGCGACTTGTTTACCGGCGTTGGCGGCCAGAAAGGCCGCCCGCATGGCCACCTCAGTCTTACCGAAGCCTACGTCACCGCAGACCAGACGGTCCATGGCGGTAGGGCTACCCATGTCCTGGATCACCGCATTAATAGCCTGTTGTTGATCTGGGGTTTCTTCGAAGGGGAAACTATCGGCAAAACTTTGATACTCGTTCCAGTCCACATCGATGGCAAAGCCGGGCTTAGCGGCGCGTTTGGCGTAAATATCCAACAGCTGAGCGGCCACATCCCGTACTTTTTCGGCGGCTTTCTTACGTTGCTTGGCCCAGGTGTCGTTACCCAGATTGTGTAAAGGGGCCTGATCCACATCGCCACCGGTGTAGCGACTGATAAGGTGCAACGACGAGACCGGCACGTACAGCTTAGCGCCTTTGGCATATTCGATGGTGACAAACTCGGTGCTGACGCCGCCAGCATCCAGGGTTTGCAGACCTATGTAACGACCAACACCATGATCCAGGTGTACCACCGGCTGGCCGATTTTCAGCTCTGCAAGATTTCGGATAACGGCTGCTTCGTCGGTGGCCTGCTGTTGCTTGCGCAGTCGCCTTTGGCTGATCTTATGGCCTAATAATTCGGTCTCAGTGATGAGTACCAACTGCGCATCGGATTCGTGCAATTCGAAACTGTGCTCGGCATTGCTGACAAAAATGCCGGGAGACTCATGCTGGTTTAAAAAAGCGTCCAGATCCTGGCATTGTTTAGGCTGACAGCGGATCTTGCCGAGCATATCCAACAGACTTTCCCGGCGACCCTGACTTTCGACGCTGAACAGCACTTTAACTCCCAGCTTCCGCCATTGCTCAAGGTGCTGTTGCAGTGAGGCCAGCGGAGTCTTGCTGTTGGGGTTAACGGCTACCGGACTCAGGGCCTGGGTCTGGAAGTTGTGCCGGTCGGCTTTGTCTTCCAGCATTTCGTATTGAACCTGCACCCGCGGCCATCGTTTCAGCGCCGCAAAGAGCTCATCTACCCGCTGATAGATCTCGGCCGGTCCTAGTAAAGGCCGCTGAGGATCATACTTGTGTTGCTCGTAACGTTCGCTGATATCGGCCCAGAAAAACTCGGCAGCATGATTAATGTCGCCATGCATCAGCACCAGGGAGTCTTTATGTAGGTAATCGAATAAGGTGGCGGTGGATTCAAAAAACAGCGGCAGGTAATACTCCACACCGGCCGGCATAGTACCCTTGGTCACTTGGTAGAACACCGACTCTTTGGCATTGCTGGCATCAAAGCGTTCAAGAAACTGTTCTCTGAACAGATTGAGGGCGGTTTTATCGGTGGGGAATTCATGAGCTGGCAGCATTCGGATCTTATCGCGAGTCTCCCCGGAGCGCTGAGAGTCGGTATCGAACACCCGGATGGAGTCGATTTCATCGTCAAACAAATCAATGCGAAACGGCTGTTTGCTGCCCATAGGATAGAGATCGATGATGCTGCCGCGCACCGAATATTCGCCATGGCTGAGCACTTGAGTCACCGCAGTATAACCGGCTTTTTCCAGTCCTTGACGGAAGGTGTCGACCTCCAGTTTCTGGCCTTTTTCCAGCAATAGCAGGTACCTGGAAAGGTA contains these protein-coding regions:
- a CDS encoding XrtA system polysaccharide chain length determinant, which translates into the protein MEHLQQLFDDLIGYVRGIWVKKRIIMLTSWLICPLAWLAIAIMPDVYQASAKVYADTNSILQPLLKGVAIQTNADHEVQLMARTLLTHPNLEKIVRQTDMDLNAKNEKEFVNIVEHLKEKIDIDSTGRANIYTISYQNKDPQLAKTVVEETLNLFVESTLGSTRQDSHSANRFLNTQIAEYEQRLSEAEQRLADFKRNNGQYLSSNNTGYYEQKNQLKDELDAIELEIAEVESRLTQAENAMKQARQALRQQNSTDNVSITTKYDERIKTLRTRLDELMIRFTENHPDVIETQNLLTNLEQMRAQEIQEFERQLESDRDITALSKSAVGETLMIRVQQLRNELASLEVRKSNYQQKLEDLEAKIDVYPQIEAQLTALNRDYGITKKKYEELLSRRESAKISQQAELQQDDIQFRVIDPPRTPLTPSGPNRLLLHSAVLVFGFGAGIGLAFLISQIHPIALSPGQLSAATQLPVFGVVSHVDIQDIAKAKRRKLFWFWTSNITLLAGYLGFIVLDLTGHRLDNALLNKIFQHISSQVAGLV
- a CDS encoding CsiV family protein, with the translated sequence MKGKLLLAIVTTGLSLALHAKEPLVDWWFEIEVLAFKHNTPVAELDERFPQPVVTPAVPSMMELIKQYLRPDTRTLRASLPSCLPLSDSDEPPPSVADKALLNTLTQSISSLESTSPLYPTDPEEHFSPDAEVVGKVVDSEDSGKVSQSAHWLNTGCQYDFEQRYLADLLVKTPQPEQHIEQVPTTIDAPEKIGNDKPYLLASDSLQLHRLAGKLRYRADVEPLLHLGWRQEVQFGRGRALPLRLMGGKNFAKDYDVLGYPLGEDEPKPDINTPLASPTQPLMEKVEEALDNPLVLTKSHIASEQLGQTIPELFELDGQFKVYLKYINRVPYLHIDAELVHRREGDAGLMNTQPLSQLQAVPETSSALYASDDSANRQLYGFGFDQLRRVISNQLHYFDHPLFGLVVQIRRYTKPVEEDKAEQEQQQNNNQ
- the mfd gene encoding transcription-repair coupling factor; the protein is MNSSIFAPPLPAKAQQIISWGNLHGSSLALAIVNAARQHKGSTVLVTADTPTALKLAREIESLLPPSQIPVRVFPDWETLPYDQFSPHQDIISERLETLFNMTQPQASLYIVPVNTLMQRLAPVDYLSRYLLLLEKGQKLEVDTFRQGLEKAGYTAVTQVLSHGEYSVRGSIIDLYPMGSKQPFRIDLFDDEIDSIRVFDTDSQRSGETRDKIRMLPAHEFPTDKTALNLFREQFLERFDASNAKESVFYQVTKGTMPAGVEYYLPLFFESTATLFDYLHKDSLVLMHGDINHAAEFFWADISERYEQHKYDPQRPLLGPAEIYQRVDELFAALKRWPRVQVQYEMLEDKADRHNFQTQALSPVAVNPNSKTPLASLQQHLEQWRKLGVKVLFSVESQGRRESLLDMLGKIRCQPKQCQDLDAFLNQHESPGIFVSNAEHSFELHESDAQLVLITETELLGHKISQRRLRKQQQATDEAAVIRNLAELKIGQPVVHLDHGVGRYIGLQTLDAGGVSTEFVTIEYAKGAKLYVPVSSLHLISRYTGGDVDQAPLHNLGNDTWAKQRKKAAEKVRDVAAQLLDIYAKRAAKPGFAIDVDWNEYQSFADSFPFEETPDQQQAINAVIQDMGSPTAMDRLVCGDVGFGKTEVAMRAAFLAANAGKQVAVLVPTTLLAQQHFENFKDRFANWPFKIEVMSRFSSGKNQKAVLQELEDGKVDIVVGTHKLLQNDIKFKDLGLVIIDEEHRFGVRQKEKFKALRADVDILTLTATPIPRTLNMALSGMRDLSIIATAPAKRLAIKTFVRQRDHQLLREAVMREILRGGQVYFLHNEVETIDKTARELAEIVPEARIASAHGQMRERELERVMSDFYHQRFNVLVCTTIIETGIDIPSANTIIMDRADHLGLAQLHQLRGRVGRSHHQAYAYLLTPHPRRMTKDAQKRLEAIASLEDLGAGFALATHDLEIRGAGELLGDDQSGQIATVGFSLYMDMLEEAVEALKEGKEPSLSDSLSRHTDIELRVPALLPEDYIADVNLRLSMYKKIANCQNDRELDEVQVELVDRFGLLPQPAKNLVRLTAMKFKARQIGIQKIEAHAKGGIIEFDEKPSIDPGYLIQLIQQQPSIYKLEGPQKLKFNIATDEATERVKLVQDMLDEFSQQLQAA
- a CDS encoding XrtA/PEP-CTERM system exopolysaccharide export protein; translated protein: MMQRYGFLVLLLPLWLAGCATHLPPATVHESQTTNIDNYEYLIGPGDTLNIFVWRNPEISGSFLVRPDGKITTSLVEDIEVSGKAPSALARDIETVLSKYIKDPIVTVSVSGFVGPFSEQVRVIGQATSPQAINYRKNMTLLDLMIEVGGLTEFAAGNRAKLIRVENGQQNQYDLEIADLIESGDISANVDLLPGDIVIIPESWF
- a CDS encoding XrtA-associated tyrosine autokinase produces the protein MSTIEEALKKHASTSVEDESESQTAAPVDKKHPSRSASVKQEESPQVHIPLEDLERQGYVSVLGNRCAINEEFRGIKQKVLSNAFGPLSKSLPNANLIMISSATASEGKSFCALNLALSIALEQDKTVLLVDCDVLNPSLDKKMQIKPKQGLIEYLSSEADDVQDIIHLTNLEKLRFITAGRQHHLSSELLASEKMAQLAEEFVSRYPDRLVIMDCPPLLGINETSVLSTLAGQILIVVEEGRSAMANIKTAVSSLDRNKAIGFVLNKSTQPDNSNYGYGYGYSYGR
- a CDS encoding cob(I)yrinic acid a,c-diamide adenosyltransferase, with the protein product MKIYTRTGDKGNTQVYADTVEPLPKNHRLLEVYGTLDELNAHLGLLASYLDISESHCQAIFEVQQKLFHIGFTLSASSELTDSDVTELEHQIDQWHTELPPQTSFILPGGCTKAAQAQVCRTVCRRAERHVVALSEQRDVSPQALCYLNRLSDWLFTLSRYLNHQQGITEQKV